In Ctenopharyngodon idella isolate HZGC_01 chromosome 1, HZGC01, whole genome shotgun sequence, a single genomic region encodes these proteins:
- the fgf8b gene encoding fibroblast growth factor 8b codes for MRLKSSRLGYLFLQFMTLCFYTQMTMQSISVPNFKHHVTEQSRLSDRMSRRLTRTYQLYSRTSGKHVQVLGNKRVNANGEDGDIHAKLIVETDTFGSRVRIRGAKTGYYICMNKRGKLIGRRKGRGRDCIFTEIVLENNYTALQNAKYKGWYMAFTRKGRPRKATQTRQHQREAHFMKRLPRGHLLTEKKPFDLIPYSLNKRTKHHQRTSVN; via the exons ATGAGGCTGAAATCTTCGAGGTTAGGTTACCT atTCCTTCAATTCATGACTCTGTGTTTTTACACTCAG ATGACGATGCAGTCCATCTCTGTACCCAATTTTAAGCACCATGTAACGGAGCAGAGTCGTCTATCGGACAGGATGAGTCGGAGATTAACAAGGACTTATCAGCTCTATAGCCGGACCAGCGGTAAACATGTACAAGTCCTGGGCAATAAGAGAGTCAACGCCAATGGCGAGGATGGAGATATTCATG CTAAACTTATTGTGGAAACCGACACGTTTGGAAGCCGGGTTCGAATCAGAGGAGCAAAAACAGGATACTACATTTGCATGAACAAGAGAGGCAAGCTTATTGGACGG AGGAAGGGCCGTGGCAGGGACTGCATATTCACCGAGATTGTTCTGGAAAATAACTACACGGCTTTGCAGAACGCTAAGTACAAAGGCTGGTACATGGCCTTTACACGCAAGGGCCGACCCAGGAAAGCCACGCAGACCCGGCAGCACCAGCGAGAGGCCCATTTCATGAAACGTCTTCCTCGAGGACACCTGTTAACAGAAAAGAAGCCTTTTGATTTAATCCCATATTCCCTCAACAAGAGGACTAAGCACCATCAACGCACAAGCGTGAATTGA